The following nucleotide sequence is from bacterium.
CTGCCTGCCGGCAGGCAGGTACCACTCTGCTCCACCCCGCATTAATCTTTGATATAACACAGCAAGTGTAAGTTAAAAACTTTCCTTTTTCAAGGGAATTACTTCATCTTAACTAGATCCAGATAAAAAATCCCACCATTTTTTATAGTTTGGCCGCGTATCTACTTTTTTGTCCTGAAATTTAAATTCTTCTTTCTGGGGGGGTTGATAAGGAAAAGCAATAACTTTTTCCTCAGGTTTTTTATAATTAAGCAAAGCCCGAGCCATCCTCTCTTTATAAGAATCAGAGCGGTAGTAAGCTACTAAATTCTTAAGTCTTAAATTTTCCTCCTGAGCAAGCTCTACCTCTTTTTGTAGACGATATATTTTCCTATTAATAACAAAATTGCGGTAAGAGGTTCTAGCAAAAATAAAAATTATATAGCCAATAGCCGCTAATGCAAATAACCACCCCCAAAATTTTTTAATCCAACCGTAACGTCCAAAATTAACCATCATTATAATTATAGCACTATCTACTCTTTCCTGGTCCTCTTATAAACTAACCAGCTCAATAAGGTAATAATCATTAAAAGCAAAAGCCAACAGTACCAATATCTCACAAAAACACTCCCTTCTTTACACTGACTTTTACTTTCACCTTTTACTTCTTCTTTTTGGTTATCACTTGGTTTTGTTTGGGTAGCTACTCCTTCTGCTCTACCTGAACTGGAGCCTAATGTCTCAGTACTGGCTAAAGAAACCGGAGGAGCAAAACTTTCTCCAATAAAACCAAAACGAAAGTTTACGGGTTGACTAACCTGCCCCTGTAGTTCATTGGGCAAATCCTTATTTATCTGGAGACAGATTTTAAAATCCTCTTTAGTCTGCGGTGCAACTGCAAAAAGAAATTCAGCTTCATCAGTGCTGGGACTAATCAATTGAGTCAGTTTTTTAAAAATCTCTTCATCTTTTTTAATTACACTCAAATCAACATAACGAAAGAAATTATCATCTTTAAAACCTTCTGTTGCCAAACCTAATTTTTGATTTTTGTTGGAAAAATTTTCTACTACTAAAGACGCGCAACTTTTTTCGTGAGGATTAAGTACGGTTTTGGTAAAAAGGCGCTCACCCTCAAAATAAATACCTAAACTTTTTCCCTTGTAAACAAAAGCTTCAGTCTTTTGAGGTGCCAACAAAACCACTAAAAAACAGGCAAGTAAAAAAATAATTTTTTTCATTATAAATGATTACTTGTACCCAAACTAGGAGTCATTTTGACAAAATCGTTGCTGTCCACACCAGTGTCTTTGCCATTCGGATAGCGACCAATAGTCTCTCCTTGATCAGGATTAGGAGCATTATCACTTAAATTGCCATCATCCCAATCACCCCAAGCAACCTTATCTTTTACCTGATTATCACAGATAAAGCGCAGTTCATCACCGGAGTTATTCAAAATAGATATAGGCAAAGATAAAACCAGATAACCATTTACCGGAATTGTAAAAGAGGAGATTTGGATAAGATGATTAGCTCCATCAAGCAAAGAACAGTTGCTCAAGGAAACAGAAACAGTAGTAGGATTAAAAAGCTCTATCTGTTCTTTACTGTCAGCAAAAGCATAAGGATAAACTTCATTGATCTTCACAAAATCCTCTGGATGAACAAAGTAATCGCTAGCAGCAGAAAAACGATTGCTGGAAACAATCGAATCATTAAAAAAAGCAAAAACAACAGCAGAATTTAAACCAATTAATCCCAATAAAAATAATAAACGAGCAAAGTGCTTAAGCATTTTTCTTTTTATTTTTTCTTTTTTGCCAACGGCGCCACTCTTCTTTAAGCTTAAAGCCTTCATCAATAATAATAATTAAACTGGGAACAACTATCAAAAGCATAATACCAATAAAACTTTGCGCAAAAGCAATAATATAGCCAACACAGGGAACAGAACCAATAACTTTACCCACTATCTTATCAGCAGCAATCTTTAATGAGTCAGGGGCATTATTTGCATCTCCTTTAGTTTGGTAAAAAACCGTATCTCCCTCTTCTTGTATCTCTACCACTCTGTGAGTAATAGTGTTGTTTTTAAAACCAGTATAAAAAGTAATAATATCACCTTTTTGAATGGAAATATCTTCTTTAACCAATACCAAACTCCCTTTGGGTAAAGCAGGCTCCATAGAGCCGCTGCGCACGCTATAAAGCCTAAAACCTAATAAACCATATCTGGAACTCAAAACAACCAAAGCAAAAATAACGATAACAAGATAAAGAAGCAACCACCCCCACTTTTTGCTAAAGTAAGCTTTTGCTTTGTTTTTAATTTTTGGCCATCTTTTTTTACTAGACATAAAAGGGCTTACCAGGGCCGCCAAATAAATTGGCAGCCCCCAAAACCCTTTTTACTGATTAGCGGTTTGAGCCAGCTCAAAGGTAAGGTCCAATGTGAAAGAGTCTCCTTGAGCTAAATTATCACTGCCTGTAGTCCACCAATCAAAAATAGCAGTAATAGTAGTGCTGGAACCAGCAGCAATAGGTTCATTTAAATCGCTAAAGCTTGAAGGCAGATCCTTGACTTTACCATTGTAAAACTTAGTATCGCCAGCACCAAACCAACCATCACCATCACGATCAATAAAGAGCGTGATATTCAAAACATCCTGAAGTTCACCCTCACCTACACCGGGATTACCGCAAGTAGTATCACCAGCTAAAGTCTCTGCAGCATTACAAGCATTTTCTTGGCTGGTAACTGAAATGTTCTCAATGTCTAAATAACCATTAATAGTACCAACATTAGAAACTGTGTAACTGCCTTTAGGCTGTGAACCCGGACGCAGATTGGCAACATTGAACTTTGCTACATTTGAGTGTTGGCCATCAACATTTAAAACCAAAGTTCCAGCAGCAAATGTATTGCCCTCGCTGGTGACTTGATCTGAAAAGTAGGCACTAGTGGCCCCTACTGCCAAAACGCTGACAGCAGTGATAACAATTAAGCTTTTAATAATTCTTAACATCTTTCCTCCTCAATCTAATAAATTTATTAGTTTTTTTCACTCCCCTTAATCGCGTCGGCCCCAAAAGGGGGAATCATTATTTTTTTAACTTAAATTTCATCCTCTTCACGGGTATACCACCAGTACATTCCTCCACCCACAACTAAAACTATGCCTAATATTATGGCTACTAATAACGCCCAGTTAAAACCTTTTGCCTCTTCTTCTCCTCGCACTTGACCCTCTGGCTCTATAGATTGATCCTCTTCAGTTTTAGGCGGAACTTGAGTTTTAGCTTGGACTTCAGGGACAAGAACAGAGGGTGTATAACTTACTGCCGGCTGCTGATAACTAGTGCTGGAAACTCTTGGCTCAGGAATATAAATATCTACGCTATTGCTTGGCCGACTGCGATTACCTGCTTGATCAACAGCTACAACCCAATAGGTGTACTTAGTGCCTTGTGGCAGATTTTCTTCCACAAACATCAAAGAATTGGTATAGGCAACTAATTTGTTGTCTCGATAAACTTCATAATAAATACCATCTTCAACTGCCTGCCAAGAAACAACAATCTTTCCTTCTCGCAGCTCAAGGGAGACCAAAGGCGCTGAAGGCGCTTTGGTGTCCAAACGGTAAAGCTCGTCAAACACAATCCAATCCTTTAGCTCACTGCTATTAGCCACACCATCTAAAGCAAAAGCCACCACTTTATAAATACCATCTTTAAGATACTTTGCTTCTTGCCAGTTATCTTCCTTTGCCTGCTGAAGTGAGACTTGAGATAAACTGGTAGCAGTTAAACCTTTGCCGTAAAAAAGCAAGGTATTAGGATCAAGGGAATCAAAACCATCATTTTTGCGGGGGATAAAATAGAAATAGCCCTCGTCTAAACCTGTATTTAAAAAGCTGACAACTGCCACCACTGAATCACTATCTTTTGCCTCAAATTTACCCCAAATATGAGGTTTGTTTATATTATTAAACTTCTTTGAAGGAGAAGGATCTATTCTTACCTCAGAGAGAGCTGGCGGAGAAGTAATATCAATTGAAAACTCATAACTATCGCTCCACTGATAATTTAGGCCACCATCATCTGAAACTCCTACACGCCAACAGTACAAACCTTCAGCCAAATCACTTTGGGGTTGATACTCAGTTTCCACAATCAGCTCTTTGTCTAAAAGAGGAGTAGAAAAGTCGCAAACAAAATCTTTTTTCTCTACTAATTGCCAACGGGAAACAAGCTGGTCTCCGTCAGGATCACTCACCTGCCACTTAAAAACAGGGCGAGAAGCCGGATAACCCTCCTCTTCTTCGGTATAAACGCCAAAACCTGTCTTATCTTCTGGCTGAATTAGCTCAATTGAAGGAAGGCGGTTGTAAGAAACAGAAAGAGTTAAAAGATCGTGGGTAGTTTTGGCTACCTCCTCTTCTAGGGTTTCTTCACTTTGGACTTGGAATTTTACTGCCAGTGGCTGTAAATCAATTAAAGAAGTGATCACTGAGGTTAAATCAATTTTTTGGACGATCTCTTCCCCTGTAGGAGAAGCACTAATATCAACTGGTGCTGGCATCTGCCAATCAGTATGCCAAGTGTCATTATAAGCCTTATCTAAAGAATAAGTGCTTTGGATTAAATTTTTAGTGTTGGCCGCATCTTTCCAAAAAATATGAGTCAGCTTTACTTCTTGGATAGCTATATTTTTAGGCAAACTATTTAAAGAAAAAACCGCCAAAAGATAATCTTCTCCTTTTGAATCCCAACTTTCTTGGGTGGTATAGGTTTTTACTTCCCCAATTTCTTGTGAAGAACGATTATAAAGCGCCACAACCTCTTCATTATTTAGACTATAGCTTTTATTTCCGGTTAAATCTAAAACTGAGGTTGGACCAAAATCTTGAGACAAACTGCTTAATTTTATTCTCTCTTTAGCTTTAACAGTTTGAA
It contains:
- a CDS encoding fibronectin type III domain-containing protein: MGKTFRLGVKIFISIFLFSLLVPFQTVKAKERIKLSSLSQDFGPTSVLDLTGNKSYSLNNEEVVALYNRSSQEIGEVKTYTTQESWDSKGEDYLLAVFSLNSLPKNIAIQEVKLTHIFWKDAANTKNLIQSTYSLDKAYNDTWHTDWQMPAPVDISASPTGEEIVQKIDLTSVITSLIDLQPLAVKFQVQSEETLEEEVAKTTHDLLTLSVSYNRLPSIELIQPEDKTGFGVYTEEEEGYPASRPVFKWQVSDPDGDQLVSRWQLVEKKDFVCDFSTPLLDKELIVETEYQPQSDLAEGLYCWRVGVSDDGGLNYQWSDSYEFSIDITSPPALSEVRIDPSPSKKFNNINKPHIWGKFEAKDSDSVVAVVSFLNTGLDEGYFYFIPRKNDGFDSLDPNTLLFYGKGLTATSLSQVSLQQAKEDNWQEAKYLKDGIYKVVAFALDGVANSSELKDWIVFDELYRLDTKAPSAPLVSLELREGKIVVSWQAVEDGIYYEVYRDNKLVAYTNSLMFVEENLPQGTKYTYWVVAVDQAGNRSRPSNSVDIYIPEPRVSSTSYQQPAVSYTPSVLVPEVQAKTQVPPKTEEDQSIEPEGQVRGEEEAKGFNWALLVAIILGIVLVVGGGMYWWYTREEDEI
- a CDS encoding signal peptidase I — translated: MSSKKRWPKIKNKAKAYFSKKWGWLLLYLVIVIFALVVLSSRYGLLGFRLYSVRSGSMEPALPKGSLVLVKEDISIQKGDIITFYTGFKNNTITHRVVEIQEEGDTVFYQTKGDANNAPDSLKIAADKIVGKVIGSVPCVGYIIAFAQSFIGIMLLIVVPSLIIIIDEGFKLKEEWRRWQKRKNKKKNA
- a CDS encoding septum formation initiator family protein; this encodes MVNFGRYGWIKKFWGWLFALAAIGYIIFIFARTSYRNFVINRKIYRLQKEVELAQEENLRLKNLVAYYRSDSYKERMARALLNYKKPEEKVIAFPYQPPQKEEFKFQDKKVDTRPNYKKWWDFLSGSS
- a CDS encoding lamin tail domain-containing protein; translation: MKALSLKKSGAVGKKEKIKRKMLKHFARLLFLLGLIGLNSAVVFAFFNDSIVSSNRFSAASDYFVHPEDFVKINEVYPYAFADSKEQIELFNPTTVSVSLSNCSLLDGANHLIQISSFTIPVNGYLVLSLPISILNNSGDELRFICDNQVKDKVAWGDWDDGNLSDNAPNPDQGETIGRYPNGKDTGVDSNDFVKMTPSLGTSNHL